Proteins from a genomic interval of Neovison vison isolate M4711 chromosome 4, ASM_NN_V1, whole genome shotgun sequence:
- the LOC122904870 gene encoding voltage-dependent anion-selective channel protein 1-like, with product MAVPPTYADLGKSARDVFTKGYGFGLIKLDLKTKSENGLEFTSSGSANTETTKVTGSLETKYRWTEYGLTFTEKWNTDNTLGTEITVEDQLACGLKLTFDSSFSPNTGKKNAKIKTGYKREHINLGCDVDFDIAGPSVRGAVVLGYEGWLAGYQMNFETAKSLVTQSNFAVGYKTDEFQLHTNVNDGTEFGGSIYQKVNKKLETAVNLAWTAGNSNTRFGIAAKYQIDPDACFSAKVNNSSLIGLGYTQTLKPGIKLTLSALLDGKNVNAGGHKLGLGLEFQA from the coding sequence ATGGCCGTGCCTCCCACGTATGCTGATCTTGGCAAATCTGCCAGGGATGTCTTCACCAAGGGTTATGGATTTGGCTTAATAAAACTTGACTTGAAAACAAAATCTGAGAATGGACTGGAATTTACAAGCTCAGGTTCAGCCAACACTGAGACTACCAAAGTGACGGGCAGTCTGGAAACCAAGTACAGGTGGACCGAATATGGTCTGACGTTTACAGAGAAATGGAACACTGACAACACGCTAGGCACAGAGATCACTGTGGAAGATCAGCTTGCATGTGGACTGAAGCTGACCTTTGATTCATCCTTCTCAccaaacacagggaaaaaaaatgcaaaaatcaagACAGGGTATAAGCGGGAGCACATCAACCTGGGCTGCGATGTGGATTTCGACATTGCCGGTCCTTCAGTCCGGGGTGCTGTGGTGCTGGGCTATgaaggctggctggctggctacCAGATGAATTTTGAGACTGCGAAGTCTCTAGTGACCCAGAGCAACTTCGCGGTTGGCTACAAGACTGACGAGTTCCAGCTCCACACTAACGTAAATGATGGGACAGAGTTTGGTGGCTCCATTTATCAGAAGGTGAACAAGAAGTTAGAGACCGCTGTCAATCTGGCCTGGACTGCAGGAAATAGTAACACTCGCTTTGGAATAGCAGCCAAATATCAGATCGACCCTGACGCCTGCTTCTCGGCTAAAGTGAACAACTCCAGCCTGATAGGTTTAGGATACACTCAGACCCTAAAGCCAGGTATCAAACTGACGCTATCAGCTCTGCTGGATGGCAAGAATGTCAATGCTGGCGGCCACAAGCTTGGTCTAGGACTGGAATTTCAGGCATAA